In a genomic window of Piliocolobus tephrosceles isolate RC106 chromosome 1, ASM277652v3, whole genome shotgun sequence:
- the FMO4 gene encoding dimethylaniline monooxygenase [N-oxide-forming] 4 isoform X1 — protein sequence MAKKVAVIGAGVSGISSIKCCVDEDLEPTCFERSDDIGGLWKFTESSKDGMTRVYKSLVTNVCKEMSCYSDFPFHEDYPNFMNHEKFWDYLQEFAEHFDLLKYIQFKTTVCSITKRPDFSETGQWDVVTETEGKQNRAVFDAVMVCTGHFLNPHLPLEAFPGIHKFKGQILHSQEYKIPEGFQGKRILVIGLGNTGGDIAVELSRTAAQVLLSTRTGTWVLGRSADWGYPFNMMVIRRYYSFIAQVLPSRFLNWIQERKLNKRFNHEDYGLSITKGKTAKFIVNDELPNCILCGAITMKTSVMEFTETSAVFEDGTVEENIDVVIFTTGYTFSFPFFEEPLKSLCTKKIFLYKHVFPLNLERATLAIIGLLSLKGSILSGTELQARWATRVFKGLCKIPPSQKLMMEATEKEQLIKRGVIKDTSKDKLDYIAYMDDIAACIGTKPSIPLLFLKDPRLAWEVFFGPCTPYQYRLMGPGKWDGARNAILTQWDRTLKPLKTRIVPDSSKPASMSHYLKAWGAPVLLASLLLICKSSLFLKLVRDKLQDRMSPYLVSLWRG from the exons ATGGCCAAGAAAGTTGCAGTGATTGGAGCTGGTGTGAGTGGCATCTCCTCCATCAAATGCTGTGTGGATGAGGACCTGGAGCCCACCTGCTTTGAGAGAAGTGATGACATTGGGGGATTATGGAAGTTTACT GAATCTTCCAAAGATGGGATGACCAGGGTCTATAAGTCATTAGTGACAAATGTCTGTAAGGAAATGTCATGTTACAGTGACTTCCCTTTCCACGAAGATTATCCTAATTTCATGAACCATGAAAAATTTTGGGACTATCTCCAAGAATTTGCTGAGCACTTTGACCTCCTGAAATACATTCAGTTTAAG ACCACTGTGTGCAGCATAACAAAGCGTCCAGATTTCTCCGAAACTGGTCAGTGGGATGTGGTCACAGAGACAGAGGGCAAGCAAAATAGAGCCGTCTTTGATGCTGTTATGGTGTGCACTGGACATTTCCTGAATCCCCATTTACCTTTGGAAGCCTTTCCTG GAATTCATAAGTTTAAAGGTCAGATCCTGCATAGTCAAGAGTACAAGATCCCAGAAGGCTTTCAGGGCAAGCGCATCTTGGTGATCGGTCTTGGGAACACTGGAGGAGACATTGCTGTGGAACTCAGTCGAACAGCAGCTCAG GTACTTCTCAGTACTAGAACTGGTACCTGGGTTCTCGGGCGCTCTGCAGATTGGGGTTATCCTTTTAATATGATGGTTATAAGAAGATACTATAGTTTTATTGCACAAGTTCTGCCTTCACGTTTTCTGAACTGGATTCAAGAGAGGAAGTTGAATAAGAGATTTAATCATGAGGATTATGGATTAAGTATTACCAAAGG GAAAACAGCAAAATTCATCGTGAATGATGAGCTGCCAAACTGTATCCTCTGTGGGGCAATCACTATGAAAACCAGCGTGATGGAATTTACAGAAACTTCTGCTGTCTTTGAAGATGGGACAGTGGAAGAAAACATTGATGTGGTGATCTTCACTACAGGATATacgttttcttttcctttttttgaagaACCTCTTAAAAGCCTCTGTACAAAGAAGATATTTCTATACAAGCACGTCTTTCCCTTAAACCTGGAGAGAGCAACATTAGCCATCATCGGCCTTCTCAGCCTTAAAGGATCCATCTTATCAGGCACAGAGCTCCAAGCACGATGGGCCACAAGAGTATTCAAAG GACTCTGTAAGATACCTCCATCCCAAAAATTGATGATGGAGGCTACTGAAAAGGAACAGCTCATTAAAAG GGGTGTGATTAAAGACACCAGCAAAGACAAATTGGACTACATTGCCTACATGGATGATATCGCTGCCTGCATAGGCACAAAGCCCAGCATCCCACTTCTGTTCCTCAAGGATCCCAGACTAGCTTGGGAGGTTTTCTTTGGACCATGTACTCCTTACCAGTACCGCCTTATGGGCCCTGGAAAATGGGATGGAGCCAGAAATGCCATCCTGACCCAGTGGGACAGAACATTGAAACCTTTAAAAACTCGAATTGTCCCCGATTCCTCCAAGCCTGCGTCCATGTCACATTATTTAAAAGCCTGGGGGGCACCTGTCCTACTTGCCTCTCTTCTACTTATCTGTAAATCTTCACTTTTCTTGAAGTTGGTGAGAGATAAACTACAGGACAGAATGTCCCCTTACCTAGTAAGTCTTTGGCGAGGATGA
- the FMO4 gene encoding dimethylaniline monooxygenase [N-oxide-forming] 4 isoform X2: protein MAKKVAVIGAGVSGISSIKCCVDEDLEPTCFERSDDIGGLWKFTTTVCSITKRPDFSETGQWDVVTETEGKQNRAVFDAVMVCTGHFLNPHLPLEAFPGIHKFKGQILHSQEYKIPEGFQGKRILVIGLGNTGGDIAVELSRTAAQVLLSTRTGTWVLGRSADWGYPFNMMVIRRYYSFIAQVLPSRFLNWIQERKLNKRFNHEDYGLSITKGKTAKFIVNDELPNCILCGAITMKTSVMEFTETSAVFEDGTVEENIDVVIFTTGYTFSFPFFEEPLKSLCTKKIFLYKHVFPLNLERATLAIIGLLSLKGSILSGTELQARWATRVFKGLCKIPPSQKLMMEATEKEQLIKRGVIKDTSKDKLDYIAYMDDIAACIGTKPSIPLLFLKDPRLAWEVFFGPCTPYQYRLMGPGKWDGARNAILTQWDRTLKPLKTRIVPDSSKPASMSHYLKAWGAPVLLASLLLICKSSLFLKLVRDKLQDRMSPYLVSLWRG from the exons ATGGCCAAGAAAGTTGCAGTGATTGGAGCTGGTGTGAGTGGCATCTCCTCCATCAAATGCTGTGTGGATGAGGACCTGGAGCCCACCTGCTTTGAGAGAAGTGATGACATTGGGGGATTATGGAAGTTTACT ACCACTGTGTGCAGCATAACAAAGCGTCCAGATTTCTCCGAAACTGGTCAGTGGGATGTGGTCACAGAGACAGAGGGCAAGCAAAATAGAGCCGTCTTTGATGCTGTTATGGTGTGCACTGGACATTTCCTGAATCCCCATTTACCTTTGGAAGCCTTTCCTG GAATTCATAAGTTTAAAGGTCAGATCCTGCATAGTCAAGAGTACAAGATCCCAGAAGGCTTTCAGGGCAAGCGCATCTTGGTGATCGGTCTTGGGAACACTGGAGGAGACATTGCTGTGGAACTCAGTCGAACAGCAGCTCAG GTACTTCTCAGTACTAGAACTGGTACCTGGGTTCTCGGGCGCTCTGCAGATTGGGGTTATCCTTTTAATATGATGGTTATAAGAAGATACTATAGTTTTATTGCACAAGTTCTGCCTTCACGTTTTCTGAACTGGATTCAAGAGAGGAAGTTGAATAAGAGATTTAATCATGAGGATTATGGATTAAGTATTACCAAAGG GAAAACAGCAAAATTCATCGTGAATGATGAGCTGCCAAACTGTATCCTCTGTGGGGCAATCACTATGAAAACCAGCGTGATGGAATTTACAGAAACTTCTGCTGTCTTTGAAGATGGGACAGTGGAAGAAAACATTGATGTGGTGATCTTCACTACAGGATATacgttttcttttcctttttttgaagaACCTCTTAAAAGCCTCTGTACAAAGAAGATATTTCTATACAAGCACGTCTTTCCCTTAAACCTGGAGAGAGCAACATTAGCCATCATCGGCCTTCTCAGCCTTAAAGGATCCATCTTATCAGGCACAGAGCTCCAAGCACGATGGGCCACAAGAGTATTCAAAG GACTCTGTAAGATACCTCCATCCCAAAAATTGATGATGGAGGCTACTGAAAAGGAACAGCTCATTAAAAG GGGTGTGATTAAAGACACCAGCAAAGACAAATTGGACTACATTGCCTACATGGATGATATCGCTGCCTGCATAGGCACAAAGCCCAGCATCCCACTTCTGTTCCTCAAGGATCCCAGACTAGCTTGGGAGGTTTTCTTTGGACCATGTACTCCTTACCAGTACCGCCTTATGGGCCCTGGAAAATGGGATGGAGCCAGAAATGCCATCCTGACCCAGTGGGACAGAACATTGAAACCTTTAAAAACTCGAATTGTCCCCGATTCCTCCAAGCCTGCGTCCATGTCACATTATTTAAAAGCCTGGGGGGCACCTGTCCTACTTGCCTCTCTTCTACTTATCTGTAAATCTTCACTTTTCTTGAAGTTGGTGAGAGATAAACTACAGGACAGAATGTCCCCTTACCTAGTAAGTCTTTGGCGAGGATGA